In Babesia microti strain RI chromosome IV, complete genome, the sequence TTCTCGTAAAAAGTTAAGCATGTATCCCTTCTTAAACACGAATTTTCTCACTGCCAGCATTTCTCAAATGAGTAACTTTAGATTTATCATCCAAGGTctcaataatattattctGTGATAACACTTGTGCAGATGGGTTATGAGCACCATCATTTACCTCATACACAGGTTGAGTCCCAACTTGTACAGCTTTTCCATCCTCCTCTACTTCGGCCAATGAATTATCACGCGATTCATGATCTACAGACTCAATTGGAACTTCAGTTTTATAATCGAATAATTCAACTGGAGTAACTACCTTTATCgatttaatttgttcaacGACTCTGTTTGAATAAACTTCAATCGCAATATTTAATCCTTTTGTTACATATGATGTCTTCAAATGCTCGATATTACTTTCATCAATGTTTTTATCCAAATCTTGTAAAACATCATTTATTCCCGATTTACTTAATTCAGTGTAGTATTTTAGACCACTCGAATCCTCAACATTATATCCAGTTTCTGCAGtgacataattatataatttattagttttaCTATCCAAAGTATAGTAGTAAAATCTTCTGTATGGACGATCCTTATCtgaaataaattcaaataaaatcGGTTTATCATCATATGTTATTACATCGATTTTTGTTATAGATGTTACAGGCAATGTATCATCATCAAACTCGAATTTATAACCtccaaattcaattgtCTTTATCTTAGTCGGACTAgtcaaatatttgccaTAACCTTCCGTGTAAAAAAGGTTAGATTCATAGAGGCCATTTGATGGAGAACcatgtatatatgataCGATTGAAACAGTCAATGCGATAGTTGTTACTGtcatattaataaataaaattcctatacacaaattacacaataatattattagcTGAGgatgaattatatttggtTAGGGAAGTTTGCTcgttattacaattttgggAAGTTGTTGGCGATTAATACAACGTTTTCTTATGGCTTACAAACTATTAAAACAGTTATAATATGAACAACCCAAATATAAAAGGTGCACGCAGTAGAATCCATGGGTGCAGTTGTGGAAAAGGTGCACACAATAGAATCCAAGGGTGCAGTTGTGGATAATGGGGTCTGATATGATGAGGAACAACGGTACCATTAACTTTGCATTGAATAGATAATACAGCAATAATGACACACCGAGGAATATGAAAACCAAACTTTCATTTAATGAGCCATCCAACAAAGAATTATAGATAAAGtgtgaaaataaatattgtacatatacatattgcttggaaaaataaaaaacatTACATCTATACTGAAATAAAGAATTAGTATGTATTTATTGacctaaaaaatttaaatatgtgtGGAATCTGGGTCTATCTTCATAAACTCTCGAAACCCCCTTCGCTCAGTTATGGAGATATATACAATGCATTTATGAGCTTAAGCCCAAGAGGCCCTGAACgatcaaatttttacaaaatcaGTAAATATGGATTGTATATTGGATTTCATAGACTTGGAATTATAGAACCAATAGTCAAAGCTGATCAACctataatttatgaatcagaagataaatttatttactcAATATGCAATGGagaaatttataatttcaaagaATTGCAGAAAAGATACGATATTTCGGTGGAAACACAATCAGATTGtgacatatttatacagaTATATCAGCTTATTGGATTTAACGCATTGGTGAAAGAGTTAATTGGAGAGTTTGCATTGTGCATATgtgatattgataaaaaaacACGGCGagtcaaattatttgtatccAGAGATCCGGCTGGCATTAGaccattatatataactgGAAACGAAGATGAGATTGTTTTAACATCTGAATTGAAGGGATCTCCATTCTTAAAACGGGGGTATAAAGTTATGCAGTTTCCACCAAGATATTGTATTGAATTTAGTAACGAATGtagtaatttatttgatgttCCATTCAAAAAAGCGttcaattatattgattttaaaaaaattgaaattgggTTAAATGATGAGGAAATTGTAAAGGTTCAAATTAGAGAAACTTTAAGTGATGCTGTGCGCTGTAGATTATTTACTGATAGGCCCTTGGCCTGTTTGTTGTCTGGGGGATTGGATAGTAGTATAGTTGCAagtatatcatcaaaatatttcaaagaCAATAATGCTGTATTGAATACATACAGTATTGGAATGCCAGACTCAACCGATGAATATTATGCCAAATTGGTTGCCAATTACATTGGGAGTAATCACACTCACTTGACAATAAAAGAGAGCGAGTGGCTTGAGATCATTCCAAAGGTGGTATTTGTAACTGAGACTTATGACGTTACCACAATTAGAGCAACGGTCGGCCAATATTTAATCTCCAAATGGATATCCGAAAACACGGATATTAAAGTATTACTGATTGGCGATGGCAGTGATGAGTTGTGTGCTGGTTATATGTATTTCCATGAAGCGCCGGATCCACGATCTTTGCATTTGGAAAACGTAAGATTGGTTGAAGACATACATCACTATGATGTACAAAGGGCGGATAGGGGgatatcaaataatggCCTAGAAGCAAGAGTACCATTTTTGGATCACAGATTTATCAAACTTTACCTTTCAATAGACCCGTTGTTGCGTATGCCTTCGGCTAAGGGAATGGAGAAATGGATACTTAGAGAATCTTTTGCCAATGGTTACCTCCCCAATGAGGTATTGACGAGACATAAAGAAGCGTTTTCTGACGCGGTATCACCATTAAATAAATCTTGGCATTCAATCATCCAAAATTATGTTGATAGAAAGATTAGTGATGAGTATTTTGTGACAAACAAACATAAGTACACACACTGTGTGCCTCTCACCAAAGAGGCTCTGTTTTACAGAGAATTATTCGAGTTTTACTATGGGAATTCCGAAGAAACAGCCAAGACTGTACCATATTATTGGTTACCCAAGTGGGTTGACGAAGATTCAGAGCCTTCGGCTAGAGTATTAAAGGTTTATAAAGCTACCAAGTTGTAATGCGATTAATTATCTAAAGgcaatttattgttaatttttttcacACTTcacaatcaattaatttctaaataatattattatacaatataaaaGTGACAGTAttgaattttcaattattaaatactCGAGAAAAGTTTGAAAAGAGAATCATGCCTATGCCTATAATAGGGCAGTTGTGACGGTATGGGCGAAGCGCAGGTCTTGTCCAATTTACGAATAAATGACTttgtaaatgtaaaaatttgtcaaataaaGGAATATATTGTCAAACATAGAGCGTTTACTAAAATGCAAATTCGTAACTAGAGttaataaacatatttgtTATGGCATGCATGTGATGTGggataaaattagttaatatgTGTGATGGGCAGTAAATTGGAGTAGAAGGggtaattaaaaatgaaagaTAGTGTTTTGATCCTTTGGTGATAGTGTATACGAAGCTCCTTATAACCATtgaaatatgtttaaattgtaaCGCACCAATAGTTGTATCTGTAATATATAGGTAAATAAGAACATTCcatttttcataaaaacaaaaaattaacaaactACATGTTAGATGTGTagattttaatttatctaGTAGACTAACTTGGGGgaataaaataaaaatgtgtCTGAAAAAATgtgataattcattttaaaatgtcaaaggattatttgcatataaaaaataacagttgataaattattagtaaatgattattatttaaaattctCCGAACAAAACTAAAACGCTATGATAGTTATAAGTGAGCCATAACCGGCATACCTAATCCCATAGAATTACTTATTAATGAGAAAGTATAATTTGGTACATATAGAGGCAAACGTGATACTGCATGAAAACAAAATCGCAGTGAGCTCTGCAGCTCTGACTGCACTGGAGACGCCTGATTTGTATGATTCATTATCAGTTCCGTCCTTAATTAATCCAGTAACATTGAGTGGAAAAATACCGTCGAATCCCAGGCCTACAGAAATGCCATGTACAAATCCACTATAAAGCACAATACACTTGATGTAATTGGTCAATACGCTGCGATCTCTTTCCTCATCAAAGAAAAGTGCGGGTATTAATAGTGCAATCCTAGTAAGAGTCAAAAAACAAAGCACAAAGTAGAACAGTTTGGAGTCAACGCCATGCTTATACTCAGTTCTCCCATCATCATTAGTATTTTGCTGTGATAAACTTGATAGGATGAAGGCAAATAATGAGGAAACTAGCATGGAAACGGAGTCGTATTTGATAATACAAATGGCATCATCTATGTTTACGCCGATTGCATATGGTATAATTGCAGGaatgaaaaatatctcAACGCCAATGGACAAGCATGCACTAAGTGAGGCAGGATAAGCCTTTTTAATTCCATTAATGGCAACAAAAAATCCATTCCCGCTAGTACTGGTATCTGgtacaataaatttaatagttaTGAGATAATACACAATAGGCGTGATGATAATACTTAATATGATTGGAACCGAATGAAAAATCAAAAGTATCTTCAACGCCTCGTCTCTATCATCAAAGTTGAAGGTTTTTTCAATgtattcaaaaatgaacGCGAATGAGACAAATCCAGATAGCAATCCAAAATTAAACGAACTCCCATTAGGACTGTACATCTTCAAAGCAATGGGCACTGAAGTTGTGTATCCCAAGGCATGAAAGGCTCCAGAAAATgacattaaaattatatacaaatatttaccagTGTTTCCttctacaaatttaattactaTCATAAACGTGGCAAATATTAACGAGTTAGACCCCAATGATAAACAAAAGATGTAATGCCCATATTTCATCCCCCCAAAAAACGAAATTATAGCGGATACAGTCGTGTTGGCGATTGAATAAGACAAAATGGTGCTATCGATGAAGTTATCAACGCAGAAATGTTCAGCTACACGTATTGGCATAATACAGCAAATTGGGATATATAAGGTTAATGCAAGCGAGGAAAAGAAAAATAGAGGATAAGTTAACGCCCCTTTAAGTGTTCCACCTTTGCCttccatttttaattgacaattaatacaatattattttggaaGGATTTACAATGTTGGGTCACTCACGTTTTTACCACCAATTCATATCACAACCATGACGCACATATACACAATTTGACCGTCCAGTATAGCCTTCCTATCCAATTTACTTTTCTCTGCACGCTACATGCTCCAATCAATACATCGCAAAAATACATTTCATCAGCATGTCTATTTAGAATAATCGAATTTCATATTGCTCACTAATTTGCCGGAATCCATAGGTTAACActttataaattgtaaacaAGGCGAACTATGTACCATTTCACGCAATACACGGCTGTGTTATTTCTATAATCACCTCGTGTATGCTTAAACACATTTAACCAATAAATACcacaacaattttatttaacataaaatttagcgttaaattaaaatatgataacAATATCAACTGCTCAAAATACAATCGcactaattttatttgtgaaGAAGAATCACTATTAGGAGGGGTTATCTGGAAACCCAGTTTATCGGTGCCTTATACCATATGCAGTGTAGTTAAAATAaagaaatatttgttttttcGAATTTAATAGTTAAGTGCCACAAGGTTTAGAAATCATGGCAATTATTCACGCAAATATAGTTTAAAGTTAATTTGATTGGTTACAGTTGGTAGCACTAACTGTAGAATAACAAAAGATGTCAAATTGAGAATGCACTAAAACGatctaattaattatttagaactAATAGCTTggcaaattaaataaaatattttaaatacttaaGCGGACACGATACAAA encodes:
- a CDS encoding BMN2 family protein (overlaps_old_locusTagID:BBM_III09995): MTVTTIALTVSIVSYIHGSPSNGLYESNLFYTEGYGKYLTSPTKIKTIEFGGYKFEFDDDTLPVTSITKIDVITYDDKPILFEFISDKDRPYRRFYYYTLDSKTNKLYNYVTAETGYNVEDSSGLKYYTELSKSGINDVLQDLDKNIDESNIEHLKTSYVTKGLNIAIEVYSNRVVEQIKSIKVVTPVELFDYKTEVPIESVDHESRDNSLAEVEEDGKAVQVGTQPVYEVNDGAHNPSAQVLSQNNIIETLDDKSKVTHLRNAGSEKIRV
- a CDS encoding asparagine synthase (glutamine-hydrolysing) (overlaps_old_locusTagID:BBM_III10000); this encodes MCGIWVYLHKLSKPPSLSYGDIYNAFMSLSPRGPERSNFYKISKYGLYIGFHRLGIIEPIVKADQPIIYESEDKFIYSICNGEIYNFKELQKRYDISVETQSDCDIFIQIYQLIGFNALVKELIGEFALCICDIDKKTRRVKLFVSRDPAGIRPLYITGNEDEIVLTSELKGSPFLKRGYKVMQFPPRYCIEFSNECSNLFDVPFKKAFNYIDFKKIEIGLNDEEIVKVQIRETLSDAVRCRLFTDRPLACLLSGGLDSSIVASISSKYFKDNNAVLNTYSIGMPDSTDEYYAKLVANYIGSNHTHLTIKESEWLEIIPKVVFVTETYDVTTIRATVGQYLISKWISENTDIKVLLIGDGSDELCAGYMYFHEAPDPRSLHLENVRLVEDIHHYDVQRADRGISNNGLEARVPFLDHRFIKLYLSIDPLLRMPSAKGMEKWILRESFANGYLPNEVLTRHKEAFSDAVSPLNKSWHSIIQNYVDRKISDEYFVTNKHKYTHCVPLTKEALFYRELFEFYYGNSEETAKTVPYYWLPKWVDEDSEPSARVLKVYKATKL
- a CDS encoding hypothetical protein (overlaps_old_locusTagID:BBM_III10005), translated to MEGKGGTLKGALTYPLFFFSSLALTLYIPICCIMPIRVAEHFCVDNFIDSTILSYSIANTTVSAIISFFGGMKYGHYIFCLSLGSNSLIFATFMIVIKFVEGNTGKYLYIILMSFSGAFHALGYTTSVPIALKMYSPNGSSFNFGLLSGFVSFAFIFEYIEKTFNFDDRDEALKILLIFHSVPIILSIIITPIVYYLITIKFIVPDTSTSGNGFFVAINGIKKAYPASLSACLSIGVEIFFIPAIIPYAIGVNIDDAICIIKYDSVSMLVSSLFAFILSSLSQQNTNDDGRTEYKHGVDSKLFYFVLCFLTLTRIALLIPALFFDEERDRSVLTNYIKCIVLYSGFVHGISVGLGFDGIFPLNVTGLIKDGTDNESYKSGVSSAVRAAELTAILFSCSITFASICTKLYFLINK